Proteins encoded together in one Streptomyces umbrinus window:
- the rimM gene encoding ribosome maturation factor RimM (Essential for efficient processing of 16S rRNA) → MQLVVARVGRAHGIKGEVTVEVRTDEPELRLAPGAVLATDPASAGPLTIETGRVHSGRLLLRFEGVSDRNGAEALRNTLLIAEVDPDDKPEDPDEYYDHQLMDLDVVLKDGTEVGRITEISHLPSQDLFVVERADGTEVLIPFVEEIVVEIDLETQRAVIDPPPGLIDDRAEIASSRDAENTSAGEDENTSAGEDENTSAGDEA, encoded by the coding sequence GTGCAGCTGGTAGTCGCGCGGGTGGGCCGCGCCCATGGCATCAAGGGCGAGGTCACCGTCGAGGTACGTACCGACGAGCCGGAGCTGCGGCTCGCGCCCGGCGCCGTCCTGGCCACGGACCCCGCCTCGGCCGGTCCGCTGACCATCGAGACGGGGCGGGTGCACAGCGGCCGCCTCCTGCTGCGCTTCGAGGGCGTGAGCGACCGCAACGGCGCCGAGGCGCTGCGCAACACGCTGCTGATCGCCGAGGTCGACCCGGACGACAAGCCCGAGGACCCGGACGAGTACTACGACCACCAGCTCATGGACCTGGACGTCGTCCTGAAGGACGGCACGGAGGTCGGGCGGATCACCGAGATCTCGCACCTGCCCTCGCAGGACCTCTTCGTGGTGGAGCGGGCCGACGGGACCGAGGTGCTGATCCCCTTCGTCGAGGAGATCGTCGTCGAGATCGACCTGGAGACGCAGCGGGCGGTCATCGACCCGCCGCCCGGGCTGATCGACGACCGGGCGGAGATCGCCTCCTCCAGGGACGCCGAGAACACCTCCGCGGGAGAAGACGAGAACACCTCCGCGGGAGAAGACGAGAACACCTCCGCGGGAGACGAGGCGTGA